From Micromonospora auratinigra:
GCTGCCGCCGCCGCTGGACCCGGACGACCCGGACGGCGACCTCGACGGCGTCGACCTCCAGGACACCCTGGTGCTGCCGCGCAAGCCGCCGGGCAAGGTGCCGGCGACCCGCAAGCCGGTCGAGCCGCCGGAGCACTCGCCGTTGCCCACCCGGGCCGAGCAGCTGGCGTTGACCGGGCTGGCCGGCGACTACACCCTGCCGCCGGCCAACATGCTGGGCACCGGCGCCGCGCCGAAGACGCGCAGCAAGGCCAACGACGAGGTGATCGCCGCGCTGACCGGCGTCTTCGACCAGTTCGACGTGGACGCGGCGGTCACCGGCTTCACCCGTGGCCCGACGGTCACCCGCTACGAGGTCGAGCTGGGCCCGGGCGTCAAGGTCGAGCGGATCACCCAGCTCTCCCGCAACATCGCGTACGCGGTGAAGTCGCCCGACGTACGGATCCTCAGCCCGATCCCGGGCAAGAGCGCGGTCGGCGTGGAGATCCCGAACACCGACCCGGAGAACGTCTCGCTCGGCGACGTGCTCCGCTCGCGGGCCGCCACCAGTGACCACCACCCGATGGTGGTGGCGCTCGGCAAGGACATCGAGGGCGGCTTCGTGGTGGCCAACCTCGCGAAGATGCCGCACATCCTGATCGCGGGTGCCACCGGAGCGGGCAAGAGTTCGTGCCTGAATTCGTTACTTGTGTCCGTTTTGACCAGGGCCACCCCGGACGAGGTGCGGCTGCTGCTGATCGACCCGAAGCGGGTCGAGATGACCGGCTACGAGGGCATCCCGCACCTGGTCACCCCGATCGTGACCAACGCCAAGAAGGCGGCGGACTCGCTCGAGTGGGTGGTCCGCGAGATGGACATGCGCTACGACGACCTCGCCGCCAACGGGGTCCGGCACATCGACGACTTCAACCGCAAGGTGCGCAACGGGGAGATCAAGGCCCCGCCGGGCGTCGACCGGGAGCTGCGGCCGTACCCGTACCTGCTGGTGATCGTGGACGAGTTGGCCGACCTGATGATGGTCGCGCCGCGCGACGTGGAGGACTCCATCGTCCGGATCACCCAGCTCGCCCGGGCCGCCGGCATCCACCTGGTGCTCGCCACCCAGCGTCCCTCGGTCGACGTGGTGACCGGCCTGATCAAGGCGAACGTGCCGTCCCGGCTGGCCTTCGCCACCTCCTCGCTGGCCGACTCGCGGGTCATCCTGGACCAGCCGGGTGCGGAGAAGCTGCTCGGCCGGGGTGACGGGCTCTTCCTGCCGATGGGTGCGTCGAAGCCGATCCGGATCCAGGGCGCCTGGGTGACCGAGCGCGAGATCCACGACGTGGTGAAGTTCTGCAAGGACCAGCGCGAGCCGGAGTTCCGCTCGGACGTGCTGACGGTCGCGCAGGACAGCAAGAAGAAGATCGACGAGGACATCGGCGACGACCTGGACCTGCTGGTGCAGGCGGTGGAGCTGGTGGTCACCTCGCAGTTCGGCTCGACCTCGATGCTCCAGCGCAAGCTGCGGGTCGGCTTCGCCAAGGCGGGCCGGCTGATGGACCTGATGGAGACCCGGGGCGTGGTCGGCCCGTCCGAGGGGTCCAAGGCCCGCGACGTGCTGGTCAAGCCGGACGAGCTGGAAGAGGTCCTGGTCGGCCTGCGCGGCGCGGAGGACTGACCCGGATCGACCCGGCGGCCCATCGGGACGGCGGCCGGCGGCCACCTCTGGCCGCCCCTGCACGCAGTCCCCGAGCAGCGCGGGTCGGGTTCCTGCCTGCCCCGGGACACCTCTGCCGCCGCCTTTGCTCTGCTTCAACGGGCGCAACAGCGGAGCGCTCCCAGTGTTGCGTGCGCTGAAGCAGAGCAAAGGCGGGCGGGGGAGGTCGGTCCGGGAGCGTAGGGCTGCCCGCCGGAGCCCGCGCAGACCGGGAGGGCCGCGCAGACCGGGAGGGCCGCGCAGACCGGGAGGGCCGCGCAGACCGGGAGGGCCGCGCAGACCGGGAGAGCCGCGCAGACCGGGAGAGCCGGGAGGCTGGGCGGGCCGGGAGGCCGGCGGGCCCGCGCCGGCAGCACGACGCGGGCCCGCCGGGAGACCGGCGGGCCCGCGTCGGGGTCGGGGGTGGATCAGGAGTTGAGGACGGCGTAGCCGATCAGCATGCCGATGACGGCGCCGGCCACGCTCGCGGCGGCCGCGTACCAGCCGAGCGGCTTGTCGCCCATCACCGCGCCGACGATGCCGAGCACCAGGCCGACCAGGCCGAACAGCGGCGGCAGGAAGAAGATCGCGATGGCGGCGAAGACGAACGCGATGATCGTGCAGATGCGGGCCGCGCTGCTGCGCGGGCGGGCGGTGGCGTGCATGTCGGCCATGGTGTCCTCCGTGAATGTCGATCCCTCGGTGCAGCCACCACTACCCGATGCGCACCGGTCGCCAAACCGGATGGCAGGTCCGATTCCCCGCGCTCAGTGAAAGATCTTGAGGCCGACCACGCCGGCCACCACCAGCAGCAGGCAGGCGATCCGGGGCAGGTTGGCCGGCTCGTGCAGCGCGAGCATGCCGACCAGCGCGGTACCCACCGCCCCGATGCCCACCCAGACCGCGTAGCCGGTGCCGACCGGGATCTCGCGCAGCGCGTACGCCAGGCCGGCCATGCTGCCGATCAGGGTGACCGCGAAGACGGCGGTCGGGACGGGGCGGCTGAAGCCGGCGCTGCGGTCGAGGGCGACCGCCCACGCGGTCTCCAGCAGTCCGGAGAGCACCAGCACGATCCAGGCCATGACGGTCACCTCTGCCGAGAGGCCCGGCCACCGGGGCCGGGACGGGACGGGTCACGGGAGCGTCTTGGCCTGACCGGGTACGCCCACCACTCGTCCGGGGCGGCCACGGCCGCCGGTCCCGACGCTAGCACCGCCGCAGCCGCGACCACCGGAGTGAGGAACACCACCCTTGCTGGAGTTCACGCGAACTTCAGGTTGCACGATGGTCGGCATGACCGTGCTCTACTCCGACGAGGACGTCGTCGCGACGCTGGACGCCCCGCTCACCGTCGACGCCATGCGGGACGCGTTGCTGGCCGCGTACCGGGGCCGGCTGATCGCCCCGCCCCAGGCGTCCGCGCCGCTCGGCGGCGGCCGGATGGTGCTCACCGCCGGCCACCTCACCGGCGAGTGGTACGGCTTCCGCTCCTACGACACCTTCGGGCACCCCGAGAGCGGGCAGCTCGTCGTGCTGCACGACGCGCGCACCGGCGCGGTCCGGGCCGTCGCGGTCGGCGAGGAGCTGGGCTCCCGGCGTACCGGGGGACTGGGTGGGGTGGCGATCGACGCGCTGAGCCGCCCCGACGCGGCCACCCTCGGGGTGATCGGCTCCGGCCGGCAGGCGTGGACCCAGGTCTGGGCCGCCGCGGCGGTCCGCCCGCTGCGCGAGGTCACCGTGCACAGCCGCTCGGCCGCCCGGCGGGAGGCGTTCGCCGCCCGGGTCCGGGCGGAGCTGGGCGTGCCCGCCCGCGCGGTCGGCTCGGCCGCCGAGGCGGTCCGGCGGCGTGACCTGGTGGTGCTCGCCACCACCAGCACCACCCCGGTGCTCGACGCCGCCGACCTGGCCCCGGGCACCCACGTCAACACCGTCGGCTTCAAGCAGACCGACCGGCACGAGTTCGGCCCCGACCTGCTGGACGCCGCCGACCTGCTGGTCACCGACTCGCCGGCCCAGGCGGCCGCGTACGCCCCACCGATGCTCGCCGCCGTCGAGCCGTATGCGGACCGGCTGCGTGATCTGGGCGCGGTGCTGGCCGGGGCGGTCCCCGGCCGGACCGGCGCGGACCAGGTCTCGGTCTTCTGCTCCACCGGCCTGGCCGGCACCGAGGTCTTCCTGCTCGACCGGCTGGCCCGGGTGGGGGCGACCCGGGCGGTGTGAGGCGGCCGATGCCGGTGGCCCGCCGTGCCGGTCCGGCCCGAACGGCCCGGTACCCTCGGATGGTGTCTGCTGTCTCCCCTTCCCAGGAATCCGGCCGCCGGGTCGCCCTGTTGACCCTGGGCTGCGCCCGCAACGAGGTCGACTCGGAGGA
This genomic window contains:
- a CDS encoding DMT family transporter, which translates into the protein MAWIVLVLSGLLETAWAVALDRSAGFSRPVPTAVFAVTLIGSMAGLAYALREIPVGTGYAVWVGIGAVGTALVGMLALHEPANLPRIACLLLVVAGVVGLKIFH
- a CDS encoding ornithine cyclodeaminase family protein, translated to MTVLYSDEDVVATLDAPLTVDAMRDALLAAYRGRLIAPPQASAPLGGGRMVLTAGHLTGEWYGFRSYDTFGHPESGQLVVLHDARTGAVRAVAVGEELGSRRTGGLGGVAIDALSRPDAATLGVIGSGRQAWTQVWAAAAVRPLREVTVHSRSAARREAFAARVRAELGVPARAVGSAAEAVRRRDLVVLATTSTTPVLDAADLAPGTHVNTVGFKQTDRHEFGPDLLDAADLLVTDSPAQAAAYAPPMLAAVEPYADRLRDLGAVLAGAVPGRTGADQVSVFCSTGLAGTEVFLLDRLARVGATRAV
- a CDS encoding FtsK/SpoIIIE family DNA translocase encodes the protein MAGRTSQASRRRGASPRGTTNSRARQPAKKATRAAPRRRPAARPGPAVYVGRAVGALWMGVAHGLGWAVRAAGRQAASARDLDPEHRRDGGGLLLFGLAILSAVAIWFGGAGPVGARLADSVRLFLGAIAIVVPVLLMIGAWRLLRTPADPAHRGRGLVGWGSMLLATAAMLHIGQDPVDAVQRDYAGGLIGAGVGDLLERAITAWVAVPLLVLLLLFGLLVVTATPINKIPERLGLLAGTLIAPPEPAEAEAEVAAKPARKRPAKRLPPPLDPDDPDGDLDGVDLQDTLVLPRKPPGKVPATRKPVEPPEHSPLPTRAEQLALTGLAGDYTLPPANMLGTGAAPKTRSKANDEVIAALTGVFDQFDVDAAVTGFTRGPTVTRYEVELGPGVKVERITQLSRNIAYAVKSPDVRILSPIPGKSAVGVEIPNTDPENVSLGDVLRSRAATSDHHPMVVALGKDIEGGFVVANLAKMPHILIAGATGAGKSSCLNSLLVSVLTRATPDEVRLLLIDPKRVEMTGYEGIPHLVTPIVTNAKKAADSLEWVVREMDMRYDDLAANGVRHIDDFNRKVRNGEIKAPPGVDRELRPYPYLLVIVDELADLMMVAPRDVEDSIVRITQLARAAGIHLVLATQRPSVDVVTGLIKANVPSRLAFATSSLADSRVILDQPGAEKLLGRGDGLFLPMGASKPIRIQGAWVTEREIHDVVKFCKDQREPEFRSDVLTVAQDSKKKIDEDIGDDLDLLVQAVELVVTSQFGSTSMLQRKLRVGFAKAGRLMDLMETRGVVGPSEGSKARDVLVKPDELEEVLVGLRGAED